One region of Nothobranchius furzeri strain GRZ-AD chromosome 16, NfurGRZ-RIMD1, whole genome shotgun sequence genomic DNA includes:
- the LOC139063536 gene encoding zinc finger protein OZF-like isoform X2 — protein MNTDVQQVVLVKEEAVEEQRVGVHQSDPEHLCIKEEREELWNSLDGEQLHLKNEADDTRFLFTTVSVKTEDDEEKPLFSQLHQQQQIEDGDIPTSSSTDQMTIETGGEAQISRNPDLNLYEQASDSSETEVSGDDEEDDKEILDSKLSDSEPETEYGDNDWNESRSSESDVKTVNKSFSCLECGKQFLNKSSLKKHVRVTGHSAIRSSGSLANEKYVKVKQHIDPCRKVQKQPEPFICDDCGKRFKTKSHLTEHMTVHTGQKPFACEICEHRFSRKDSLNRHMCVHTGQKSFACEFCGLRFSQKTNLNSHISVHTGQKPFACEFCGKRFSQNRNLKLHMTAHTGQKPFACEICGFRFSRKSILKSHMGVHARQKVFTCEVCGQKFNRKAILNSHMSVHTGQKYFACELCGQIFSRNRNLKLHMSVHTGQKPFACEICGYKFSRKENLTRHMRVHTELKEPI, from the coding sequence atgttcaacaggtagtgctggttaaagaagaagctgttGAGGAACAGAGGGTTGGTGTGCACCAGTCGGACCCAGAACACCTCTGCATAAAGGAGGAGCGGGAGGAACTCTGGAACAGTCTGGACGGAGAGCAGCTCCATTTGAAGAACGAGGCTGATGACACCAGGTTTCTATTCACTACGGTTTCTGTAAAgactgaggatgatgaagagaaacctttattctcacagcttcatcagcagcagcaaatTGAAGACGGAGatattccaaccagcagctcaactGACCAGATGACCATagaaactggtggagaagcacaaattagcaggaacccagatctgaaccttTATGAACAGGCATCTGATTCTTCTGAGacagaagttagtggagatgatgaagaggatgataaAGAGATTCTAGACTCTAAGCTGTCAGACTCTGAGCCTGAAACTGAATATGGAgacaatgactggaatgagagcaggtcttctgagtcagatgttaaGACTGTCAACAAATCCTTTAGCTGCCTTGAGTGTGGTAAACAGTTTCTTAACAAGTCGTCTCTCaagaaacatgtgagagtgactggccattcagcaataaggtcttcaggcAGTTTGGCTAATGAGAAATATGTTAAAGTGAAGCAACATATAGACCCATGTCGGAAAGTCCAGAAACAACCAGAACCATTTATTTGTGATgattgtggaaaaagatttaaaacaaaatcacatCTAACTGAACACATGACAGTCCACACAggtcagaagccttttgcctgtgagatcTGTGAACACAGATTTAGCCGAAAAGatagtttaaacagacacatgtgtgtccacacaggacagaaaagtTTTGCTTGTGAGTTTTGTGGactaagatttagccaaaagacaaatttaaatagtcacataagtgtccacacaggacagaaaccttttgcttgtgagttctgtgggaaaagatttagccaaaacagAAATTTAAAATTGCACATGACtgcccacacaggacagaagccttttgcctgtgagatcTGTGGATTCAGATTTAGCCGAAAATCAATTCTAAAAAGTCACATGGGTGTCCACGCAAGACAGAAAGTTTTTACTTGTGAGGTTTGTGGACAAAAATTTAACCGAAAGGCaattttaaacagtcacatgagtgtccacacaggacagaaatattttgcatgtgagctctgtggacaaatatTTAGCCGAAACAGAAATTTAAAAttacacatgagtgtccacacaggacagaagccttttgcctgtgagatcTGTGGATACAAATTTAGCCGAAAAGAAAATTTAACTaggcacatgagagtccacacagaacTCAAAGAAC